A window of the Blastocatellia bacterium genome harbors these coding sequences:
- a CDS encoding GYD domain-containing protein, translating to MVTFVMLIKMSPELAKNFKTMEEIGRQVGAQYKAACPEVNVTHHLALLGPYDFMDVLDVPSVESAYRVAAVIRSSGMASTVVMWPAIHFTYPKMMELLGDL from the coding sequence ATGGTTACGTTCGTCATGCTGATCAAGATGTCACCGGAACTGGCCAAGAATTTCAAAACGATGGAAGAGATTGGCCGCCAAGTTGGCGCTCAGTACAAAGCTGCTTGTCCCGAAGTGAATGTCACTCACCATTTAGCCCTGCTTGGTCCTTACGATTTCATGGATGTTCTCGATGTTCCCAGTGTCGAATCAGCATACCGAGTAGCGGCTGTGATTCGGTCTTCAGGCATGGCATCAACGGTTGTGATGTGGCCAGCGATTCACTTCACCTATCCAAAAATGATGGAGCTGCTTGGAGACCTGTAA
- a CDS encoding GMC family oxidoreductase: MKPRRNHYDVVIVGSGVAGSILAARIAEKGVNSRNGDRLHIALIEAGPYWKGEPRPGYGHPRRRQLITNVFSDDASDRLWPWGMVKMVGGTTMHYGASVYLPYDVDYMHWVAEGTDWTEEQCREAAAEVKQMYNIHAEPDIVLSKGSLLFREAARALGRQVHPALVARRNCLYCGFCEGGYFCRYDSKMTALTTYIPLAEQYGVEIIPNALVERVVIEKKRARPTATGVVIRQAGRSTRLHAQYVIVSAGVIGTPLLLLRSGYGSKEDLGTNCIAENPNIGRHLDIHAAIVVSAYFDEPIKDGSRGAAPAGFFFLDDAGPNGYSRLRVKDSGMVGIHEPWTLAFSPFAPDFGQAHKEFMKKGRMHVGGLLVVLKKPEGYRGRINLRTAQMEYEGSASIERRLREGGEMAREVLHKMGAKSIVGVDMSPIYHIAHGVSTCRAGSDARSSVVNSQFESHDVSNLFICDASVLPRSASGDAVGPIATIAVLAAQRIVANHFKK, from the coding sequence ATGAAACCGAGACGAAATCATTACGATGTCGTCATTGTAGGTTCCGGCGTAGCCGGCAGCATCCTGGCAGCGCGCATCGCTGAGAAAGGTGTCAACAGCCGAAATGGAGACCGGCTCCATATTGCGTTGATTGAGGCAGGGCCATACTGGAAAGGCGAGCCGCGACCGGGCTACGGCCATCCACGACGACGACAATTGATCACTAACGTGTTCAGTGATGACGCCTCAGATCGTCTTTGGCCGTGGGGCATGGTGAAGATGGTCGGGGGCACAACAATGCACTATGGCGCGAGTGTCTACTTACCTTATGATGTTGACTATATGCATTGGGTCGCGGAAGGAACCGACTGGACAGAGGAACAGTGCCGTGAGGCTGCGGCAGAAGTCAAGCAGATGTACAACATTCATGCTGAACCCGACATTGTGCTGAGCAAGGGAAGTCTGCTTTTTCGTGAGGCGGCGCGCGCGCTTGGCCGCCAAGTTCATCCGGCGCTCGTCGCGCGACGCAACTGCCTGTATTGCGGCTTTTGTGAGGGCGGGTACTTCTGTCGGTATGACAGCAAAATGACCGCGCTGACAACCTATATTCCACTAGCTGAGCAGTATGGTGTCGAGATCATACCTAATGCCCTGGTCGAGCGCGTTGTAATCGAAAAAAAGAGGGCCCGGCCTACGGCAACGGGGGTTGTGATCCGGCAAGCTGGCCGGTCTACAAGGCTACACGCTCAGTACGTGATTGTGAGCGCTGGCGTTATTGGTACTCCCCTGTTGCTTTTGAGATCAGGATATGGATCAAAAGAAGACTTAGGGACGAACTGCATAGCTGAGAATCCGAATATCGGAAGGCATTTGGATATTCACGCGGCCATTGTGGTGAGCGCATACTTTGATGAACCGATCAAGGATGGCTCGCGCGGCGCTGCACCGGCCGGGTTTTTCTTTCTGGACGATGCTGGTCCGAACGGATACAGCCGGCTGCGAGTGAAAGACAGCGGGATGGTTGGCATTCATGAGCCATGGACCTTAGCCTTCAGTCCGTTTGCCCCGGATTTCGGCCAGGCGCACAAAGAATTCATGAAGAAGGGCCGGATGCACGTGGGGGGGCTCCTGGTTGTGCTGAAGAAGCCCGAAGGCTATCGCGGGCGAATCAATTTGCGCACTGCACAGATGGAGTACGAAGGCAGTGCATCTATCGAGCGTCGCTTGCGCGAAGGTGGCGAGATGGCGCGCGAGGTGTTACACAAAATGGGTGCCAAGAGCATCGTCGGCGTTGACATGTCTCCTATCTATCATATTGCCCATGGCGTGAGCACATGCCGGGCGGGTTCCGATGCCCGTTCATCGGTAGTCAATTCTCAATTTGAATCACACGATGTGAGTAACCTTTTCATCTGTGACGCCAGTGTGTTGCCGCGCTCCGCGTCAGGTGATGCTGTCGGTCCAATTGCTACGATTGCCGTGCTAGCGGCTCAGCGCATCGTGGCCAATCATTTCAAGAAATGA
- a CDS encoding amidohydrolase family protein gives MRFKRHYLIPGILVGCLVLLVIGQFVLAAQPEQVVVIRCGRLWDGRSLHTQQGMAVVVRGERIEAVSKNNELVVPRHAALIDLRGATVLPGLIDVHCHIIPEIGYTQDDYLKRSSARNALEGLFHAQKCLNAGFTTIRDPGDMDPFYAHLAVRDAIKAGRFIGPRILAAGHLLSITGGHADFNSGAPELNIPPFGEIVDGVDEVRKAVRKEVKWGADWIKISATGGIYSAGDDPDLEQFSFEEIKAAVDEARRFGRDVAAHSHGVAGTKSALRAGVRSIEHGSVLDDEAIALFKQTGAYLVPTIFTSEYTLIEGEKNKQPPHAMEKARHLHERKRQSFSKAVQGGVKIAFGTDTGIIPQGWNARQFAVMVRWGMTPAQAMMSATAVAAEMLRLSHEIGTVEAGKLADLIAVSGNPLDDITVLEQVQFVMKSGLVVKNTFAGVNKP, from the coding sequence ATGAGATTCAAACGACATTACCTCATTCCTGGCATCTTGGTCGGCTGCCTCGTCCTGCTTGTCATTGGCCAATTCGTTCTGGCCGCCCAGCCGGAACAAGTTGTTGTGATTCGATGCGGCAGGCTCTGGGATGGCCGGTCGCTTCACACTCAACAGGGCATGGCCGTCGTGGTGCGTGGTGAACGAATCGAAGCCGTGAGCAAAAACAATGAACTGGTGGTACCGCGGCACGCAGCACTGATTGATCTGCGCGGTGCAACGGTGTTGCCCGGATTGATTGACGTTCACTGTCACATCATTCCTGAAATCGGATATACGCAGGATGATTACCTGAAACGTTCATCGGCGCGCAATGCCCTTGAAGGATTATTCCATGCACAGAAATGCCTGAATGCCGGTTTCACCACTATTCGCGACCCAGGCGACATGGATCCTTTTTATGCACACTTGGCTGTCAGGGATGCAATCAAAGCGGGTCGGTTTATCGGGCCACGGATTCTGGCCGCTGGTCATCTGCTTTCGATTACCGGTGGGCATGCCGATTTCAATAGTGGCGCGCCGGAATTGAATATCCCACCGTTTGGTGAAATTGTTGACGGGGTTGATGAGGTCCGGAAAGCCGTACGCAAAGAGGTCAAGTGGGGCGCTGATTGGATCAAAATCTCTGCCACGGGCGGCATCTATTCAGCGGGTGACGATCCAGATTTAGAACAATTTTCATTTGAAGAGATCAAGGCAGCGGTTGACGAAGCACGCCGTTTTGGTCGGGACGTAGCCGCGCATTCACACGGCGTTGCCGGCACAAAATCAGCCCTACGAGCTGGTGTTAGGTCTATCGAGCATGGCAGCGTTCTTGATGATGAAGCTATCGCCCTGTTCAAGCAAACAGGTGCTTATCTTGTGCCGACCATTTTCACGTCGGAATATACGTTGATCGAAGGCGAGAAGAATAAACAACCACCTCATGCCATGGAAAAAGCCCGTCACTTGCACGAGAGAAAACGGCAAAGTTTTAGCAAGGCGGTGCAGGGCGGCGTTAAGATTGCTTTTGGGACAGACACGGGCATCATTCCTCAAGGATGGAATGCGCGACAATTTGCCGTGATGGTCCGGTGGGGGATGACGCCGGCTCAGGCGATGATGTCGGCCACAGCGGTGGCCGCCGAGATGCTGCGCTTATCTCATGAGATTGGGACGGTCGAGGCTGGTAAACTGGCTGATCTCATCGCTGTTAGTGGGAATCCACTTGACGACATCACTGTTCTCGAACAGGTGCAGTTTGTGATGAAAAGTGGGCTAGTGGTCAAAAACACGTTCGCTGGAGTCAACAAACCATGA
- a CDS encoding GYD domain-containing protein codes for MATFVMLIKMSPQLAKNFKTMEEIGRQVGAKYRAACPEVNVTAHLALLGPYDFMDILEAPNEETVFKMASVILSSGFASEVETWTALPYAKLLELTREIT; via the coding sequence ATGGCTACGTTTGTCATGCTGATTAAAATGTCGCCACAATTGGCCAAGAATTTCAAAACGATGGAAGAGATTGGCCGGCAGGTTGGCGCGAAATATCGGGCTGCGTGCCCTGAGGTCAATGTCACCGCTCACTTGGCGTTGCTTGGTCCGTATGACTTCATGGATATTCTGGAGGCGCCGAATGAAGAAACAGTGTTCAAGATGGCCTCGGTCATTCTCTCGTCAGGGTTTGCCTCGGAAGTCGAAACGTGGACGGCACTGCCATATGCCAAACTGCTGGAATTAACCAGAGAAATCACTTAG
- a CDS encoding Dabb family protein: MKRTILLCSILLCLVGIVLAVHAERRRVPKGILRHTVAFNFKPDVSQEMVEKILVDTKATLPTIKGAANIVVGRQTSRWTKYQYGISIDFINLEAKAAYAKSPQSMRLHEQYKPYVEDEVVIDIVNE, translated from the coding sequence ATGAAACGAACGATATTACTTTGTTCGATATTGCTCTGTCTGGTCGGCATCGTGCTTGCCGTTCATGCTGAACGTAGACGGGTGCCCAAAGGCATCCTGCGCCATACCGTGGCGTTTAACTTCAAGCCGGATGTATCACAGGAAATGGTTGAGAAAATACTGGTTGACACCAAAGCGACATTACCGACTATTAAGGGCGCAGCGAACATTGTGGTTGGCAGGCAGACGAGTCGTTGGACGAAATATCAATATGGCATTTCCATTGATTTCATCAACCTTGAAGCCAAGGCGGCATATGCCAAAAGTCCACAGAGTATGCGGTTGCATGAACAGTATAAGCCGTATGTTGAAGACGAAGTTGTCATTGATATTGTTAACGAGTAA
- a CDS encoding alpha/beta fold hydrolase has translation MADVEREIHFQTEDGVTIYGTLHLPEQACSDRPVPAALLLHGAAHDRDAFASFVYPGLGQILSSQAVAVLRIDWRGRGQSVADVEYHSFTVEQRSRIYLDVKAALNVLASQPEVDASRLAIVAEEVGSEWAVWGSEGDPRVIALAFISGRLSEQARQRLAERQHVPILCVVSQDDQHGFADMSATAAASKHPDSVIRVYQDMGVGTTMFTVWRYHYPDAIGVGFLAKQGVDTDKIQLVPRDPGDQKPIENIISDWLVARLKSLGRMKEISFKTEDDWTIYGNLRVPENLKPGERAPGIVLLHSGWSDRYIFHRLERLFAQCGIAVLNIDWRGRGKSRDKGNYFKLSREDRDRAYLDAKAALHVLAAQPDVDATKLAILGTYLGAKFAMTAALGDERVRALVMLSGYIPTGQEREAIVQATFPVLFIGSRGLGPVTNAMLDLYELMKDKRSQIIVYDGGAVGYQLFEVDKELEQRIVHWVKECMS, from the coding sequence ATGGCTGATGTCGAGAGAGAGATACACTTTCAAACAGAGGACGGTGTCACGATTTATGGCACGCTCCATCTGCCGGAGCAGGCTTGTTCGGACCGTCCTGTCCCGGCTGCGTTGCTGCTTCATGGCGCGGCTCATGATCGTGATGCGTTTGCATCATTCGTCTATCCAGGCCTAGGACAGATACTATCATCGCAAGCAGTGGCTGTATTGCGAATTGATTGGCGCGGCCGTGGTCAGAGCGTTGCTGATGTTGAGTATCATTCGTTTACAGTCGAGCAACGATCCAGGATCTATCTTGATGTCAAAGCTGCCTTGAATGTTCTCGCATCACAACCTGAAGTGGACGCCTCGCGGTTGGCTATCGTGGCTGAAGAAGTCGGTAGCGAATGGGCCGTATGGGGTTCTGAAGGTGATCCTCGTGTGATCGCGCTTGCATTCATCTCCGGCAGATTGAGCGAACAAGCCCGCCAGCGATTGGCTGAACGACAGCACGTTCCAATTCTGTGCGTTGTGAGTCAAGACGATCAGCATGGCTTTGCTGATATGTCAGCGACTGCGGCGGCGTCGAAGCATCCGGACAGCGTCATTCGGGTTTATCAAGACATGGGTGTCGGTACGACGATGTTCACCGTCTGGCGTTATCATTATCCAGATGCAATAGGCGTCGGCTTTCTGGCCAAACAGGGGGTGGATACGGATAAAATCCAACTTGTGCCGCGAGACCCAGGCGATCAGAAACCGATTGAAAATATCATTAGTGATTGGCTTGTCGCCCGACTCAAGTCGCTCGGACGTATGAAGGAAATCTCATTCAAGACAGAAGACGATTGGACGATTTACGGCAACTTGCGAGTTCCTGAAAATCTCAAACCGGGTGAGCGTGCGCCGGGTATCGTCCTGCTTCACTCTGGTTGGAGTGATCGCTACATTTTCCATCGGCTAGAACGATTGTTCGCTCAGTGTGGCATTGCCGTGCTCAATATTGATTGGCGGGGTCGTGGCAAGAGCCGAGACAAAGGTAATTACTTCAAACTATCGCGGGAAGATCGTGATCGCGCTTACCTAGATGCTAAAGCTGCTCTTCATGTGTTAGCCGCACAACCCGATGTTGATGCGACAAAGTTGGCGATCCTTGGTACCTATCTGGGGGCAAAGTTCGCCATGACAGCGGCGTTGGGGGATGAACGAGTTCGTGCCTTAGTGATGTTGTCAGGCTACATCCCTACAGGTCAGGAGCGAGAAGCGATTGTGCAGGCAACGTTCCCCGTATTGTTTATCGGAAGTCGCGGGCTTGGGCCGGTGACGAACGCCATGCTGGATCTTTACGAGCTGATGAAAGACAAGCGAAGTCAGATCATTGTTTATGATGGTGGAGCAGTTGGTTATCAACTCTTTGAAGTTGATAAGGAGCTCGAACAACGAATTGTTCACTGGGTGAAAGAGTGCATGTCATGA